The Parasedimentitalea marina genome window below encodes:
- the nadA gene encoding quinolinate synthase NadA, translating into MSDLYGKMSRVVSPPDWSIYAPYVKAINQLKKERNAVILAHNYMTPDIFHGVADFVGDSLQLAVKATEVDADVIVQCGVHFMAETSKILSPDKTVLMPDMDAGCSLAESITAEGVAQMRAKYPGAPVVSYVNTTAEVKAASDICCTSANAVQIVDAMDSDTVIMTPDKYLAQNVANLSKKKIVYWPGSCVVHELYTADELRAYREHEPDAKIIAHPECTPAVVAEADFTGSTSGIVNWIKRNGASKAMLVTECSMASNIADELPGVEFAKPCNICPYMKKITLENILYVLHTMSNQVEVDTEIARDARKSVTRMIDLSRELGL; encoded by the coding sequence ATGAGCGATCTCTATGGCAAGATGTCCCGTGTGGTTTCGCCTCCTGACTGGTCGATCTATGCGCCATACGTGAAGGCCATCAATCAACTCAAGAAAGAGCGCAACGCTGTTATCCTTGCGCATAATTACATGACGCCCGATATTTTTCACGGCGTGGCGGACTTTGTCGGTGATAGTCTGCAGCTTGCGGTCAAGGCGACAGAAGTTGACGCTGACGTCATCGTACAGTGCGGTGTGCATTTCATGGCGGAGACGTCAAAAATCCTGAGCCCGGATAAGACCGTGCTGATGCCGGATATGGACGCGGGGTGTTCGCTGGCCGAGAGCATAACGGCCGAGGGAGTGGCGCAGATGCGTGCAAAATACCCAGGCGCGCCTGTCGTTTCCTATGTGAACACTACAGCGGAGGTGAAAGCCGCATCCGACATTTGCTGTACCTCAGCCAATGCCGTTCAGATTGTCGACGCTATGGACAGCGATACAGTCATTATGACACCCGACAAATATCTGGCGCAAAACGTGGCCAATCTGTCCAAGAAGAAAATTGTTTACTGGCCCGGCTCTTGTGTTGTTCACGAACTGTACACCGCAGATGAGCTGCGCGCCTACCGCGAGCATGAGCCAGATGCGAAAATCATTGCGCATCCTGAATGCACACCTGCAGTCGTTGCCGAGGCCGATTTCACTGGCTCCACGTCAGGCATTGTAAATTGGATCAAGCGAAACGGCGCATCAAAGGCGATGCTGGTCACGGAATGCTCGATGGCGAGCAACATCGCGGATGAGCTTCCCGGTGTTGAGTTCGCCAAGCCCTGTAATATTTGTCCTTATATGAAGAAAATCACGCTGGAGAATATCCTGTACGTGCTGCACACAATGTCCAATCAGGTCGAAGTGGACACAGAAATCGCGCGGGATGCCCGGAAATCGGTGACGCGCATGATTGATCTTTCCCGCGAGCTTGGCCTCTGA
- a CDS encoding L-aspartate oxidase — translation MQEIATDRIVIVGAGLAGLYAALNLVPRPVLVLSPEPLGQGASSAWAQGGVAAAMDPKDSPKTHQDDTARAGAGIVNVAVAENVTRAAREHILNLTTLGAPFDRTPSGKYVLSKEAAHSFARVVRAKGDLAGAEIMRAIIEQVRSTPSIQVIEGVMAVELESMHGSVCGIVVQKSDALGSTPVTIRGSAYLLAGGGSGGLYAKTTNPARICGQVIGMAARAGAEIADAEFVQFHPTAIDVAQDPTPLATEALRGEGAVLINRHGKRFMVNLHPDAELAPRDVVARAIFAQTQAGNRPMLDTRAAVGDRITDDYPALSKACLINSIDPVNAPIPVVTAAHYHMGGIATDQHGHASLGNLWACGEAASTGLHGANRLASNGLLEALVYARICAKNIKASVSASGSDVLVQFCFLPGGSEIGPDAVAMLRQIMSDLVGVVRDEAGLRKALRTIRVLEEANKPSLSFQNMCATATLIAAAALQRKESRGAHARSDYPETSKEFRHRRTMTLNEALQFRENELESCL, via the coding sequence GTGCAAGAGATAGCCACAGATCGCATCGTCATCGTCGGGGCAGGCCTTGCCGGGCTATATGCGGCATTGAATCTGGTGCCGCGCCCGGTGCTGGTTTTATCCCCGGAACCGCTGGGCCAAGGGGCAAGTTCGGCCTGGGCACAAGGCGGTGTCGCTGCAGCGATGGACCCAAAGGACAGCCCCAAGACGCATCAGGATGACACAGCACGCGCCGGTGCGGGGATTGTAAATGTTGCTGTAGCAGAAAACGTCACCCGTGCAGCCCGTGAACATATTCTAAATCTGACGACACTTGGAGCGCCGTTTGATCGGACACCTTCGGGAAAATATGTCCTATCGAAAGAGGCAGCCCACAGTTTCGCGCGCGTGGTCCGGGCCAAGGGCGATCTGGCTGGTGCAGAAATCATGCGCGCCATAATCGAACAAGTCAGATCCACCCCATCCATTCAGGTTATAGAAGGCGTCATGGCGGTCGAGCTGGAGTCCATGCATGGCAGTGTCTGCGGTATCGTTGTTCAAAAATCGGATGCACTAGGATCTACGCCGGTTACAATTCGTGGCAGCGCGTATTTGCTAGCCGGTGGTGGCTCTGGCGGGCTATACGCAAAAACCACAAATCCCGCGCGAATTTGCGGTCAAGTCATCGGTATGGCAGCCCGTGCCGGTGCTGAAATTGCAGACGCCGAATTCGTCCAGTTTCATCCAACGGCAATCGACGTTGCGCAAGACCCCACACCTCTGGCGACTGAGGCCTTGCGCGGTGAGGGGGCCGTGTTGATTAATCGTCACGGCAAACGTTTTATGGTCAACCTTCATCCTGATGCGGAACTCGCACCGCGAGATGTAGTTGCGCGCGCGATATTCGCTCAGACACAGGCCGGAAATCGCCCTATGTTGGACACACGCGCAGCAGTTGGTGACCGCATTACTGATGATTATCCGGCTTTATCAAAGGCTTGCCTTATAAATAGCATTGATCCGGTCAATGCACCGATCCCGGTTGTCACCGCCGCGCACTATCATATGGGTGGTATTGCGACAGACCAGCATGGCCACGCGTCTCTGGGCAATCTGTGGGCTTGCGGCGAAGCAGCATCCACTGGCCTGCATGGCGCAAATCGGCTGGCATCAAACGGATTGCTTGAGGCCCTGGTCTATGCACGCATTTGCGCAAAGAACATCAAGGCATCAGTGTCCGCCTCCGGCTCGGACGTGTTAGTTCAATTCTGTTTTTTGCCAGGTGGTAGCGAAATAGGTCCGGACGCGGTGGCGATGCTGCGTCAAATCATGTCCGATCTGGTTGGTGTCGTGAGAGATGAGGCCGGGTTGCGTAAAGCTTTGCGCACCATTCGGGTTCTCGAAGAGGCCAACAAGCCGTCGCTTAGTTTTCAAAACATGTGCGCCACCGCAACGCTTATTGCGGCGGCAGCCCTTCAGCGCAAAGAAAGCCGGGGGGCCCATGCCCGCTCTGACTACCCTGAAACGTCGAAAGAGTTTCGCCACCGTCGAACAATGACACTGAACGAAGCCCTGCAGTTTCGCGAAAATGAATTGGAGTCCTGCTTATGA
- the nadC gene encoding carboxylating nicotinate-nucleotide diphosphorylase, with product MSFAPLPDLILEPIIRNALMEDLGSYGDVTTRAVVPHNTRYSARLIAREAGIASGMQTAAIAFRLVDPALTIKCLVPDGMTFTKGQTLMEISGNAGSILSGERVALNFAGRLSGIATMTAAFVENTRGTCARITCTRKTTPGLRLVEKQAVLHGGGFNHRYSLSDAILIKDNHIAAAGGVGNVLSAVRTTASHMMKVEIEVDQLEQLAEVLELGGADVVLLDNMDNETLKKAVDMVNGRLKTEASGNVTIDRISAIAATGVDYISAGALTHSAKTVDLGLDF from the coding sequence ATGAGCTTTGCGCCCCTCCCGGACCTTATCCTTGAACCCATCATTCGCAATGCCCTGATGGAAGATCTTGGCAGCTATGGCGACGTGACAACCCGTGCTGTTGTCCCGCATAACACTAGATATTCTGCGCGGCTTATTGCCCGAGAGGCCGGGATTGCCTCAGGCATGCAAACCGCTGCAATTGCCTTTCGCTTGGTTGATCCTGCCCTCACTATCAAGTGCCTGGTGCCAGACGGGATGACTTTCACCAAAGGTCAGACCCTGATGGAGATTTCGGGAAACGCGGGTTCCATCCTGAGTGGCGAACGGGTTGCTTTAAATTTTGCCGGGCGGCTGTCGGGCATTGCAACTATGACTGCAGCTTTTGTGGAAAACACCAGAGGCACCTGTGCCCGCATTACCTGCACGCGCAAAACGACACCCGGTCTGCGACTGGTAGAAAAGCAGGCCGTTTTGCATGGGGGTGGCTTCAACCACCGTTATTCGCTGTCCGATGCCATTCTCATCAAGGACAACCACATTGCCGCAGCCGGCGGCGTGGGCAACGTGTTGAGTGCGGTTCGGACAACAGCCTCTCATATGATGAAAGTTGAAATAGAGGTTGATCAGCTGGAGCAGCTCGCTGAGGTACTTGAACTAGGCGGCGCAGACGTAGTGCTATTGGACAATATGGACAATGAGACGCTGAAAAAAGCCGTCGACATGGTCAACGGGCGTCTGAAAACTGAGGCATCAGGCAATGTGACAATCGATAGAATATCGGCGATTGCGGCGACCGGTGTGGACTATATCTCTGCCGGGGCACTGACCCACTCTGCCAAAACAGTCGATCTTGGCCTCGATTTCTAA
- a CDS encoding heme ABC transporter ATP-binding protein, translated as MQAFDIEVVFGNSRILHGVDFTAKPGEITAIVGPNGSGKTTLLRAMTGEIPHSGKVLLNEENVAGMKPWQLAAIRGVQPQTTNIAFPFTVFEIVRLGLSTGLAAAEGDLPLRALDKVDLSGFGNRMYQDLSGGEQQRVQLARVLAQIWQPVIDGMPRWLILDEPVASLDIGHQFTVMDLTRDFAARGGGVVTVMHDLNLTAMFADKVVLMQSGQIAAQGSPKEVLTDANLALTYGCPLPVNTAPHDGTPFLLPQARPAQPI; from the coding sequence GTGCAAGCTTTTGACATCGAAGTGGTCTTTGGGAACAGTCGCATTCTGCATGGGGTAGACTTCACTGCCAAGCCGGGTGAGATCACTGCCATAGTTGGTCCCAATGGATCAGGGAAAACCACACTCCTGCGCGCCATGACAGGGGAAATTCCTCATTCGGGTAAAGTGCTCCTGAATGAGGAAAATGTGGCAGGCATGAAGCCCTGGCAGCTGGCTGCTATCCGTGGGGTACAACCGCAAACAACCAATATCGCCTTCCCTTTTACGGTGTTTGAAATAGTGCGTCTTGGCCTTTCAACTGGTCTGGCGGCGGCAGAAGGGGACTTACCTTTAAGAGCACTGGATAAAGTTGACCTGTCGGGATTTGGCAACCGGATGTATCAGGATCTATCGGGGGGCGAACAGCAGCGAGTGCAGTTGGCGCGCGTCCTGGCGCAGATTTGGCAGCCAGTGATTGACGGAATGCCAAGGTGGCTAATTCTGGACGAGCCAGTTGCCAGTTTGGACATTGGCCACCAGTTCACCGTTATGGATCTCACCCGCGATTTCGCGGCCCGCGGAGGCGGAGTGGTTACGGTCATGCATGATCTGAACCTGACCGCTATGTTTGCTGACAAAGTGGTTCTTATGCAGAGCGGCCAGATCGCGGCGCAGGGAAGCCCGAAAGAGGTGTTAACTGATGCAAATCTGGCGCTGACTTATGGCTGCCCGCTGCCGGTCAACACGGCTCCGCATGACGGCACCCCCTTCTTGTTGCCTCAGGCACGTCCTGCACAACCTATCTAA
- a CDS encoding FecCD family ABC transporter permease → MSLSIEVPQQLSLPVDRRVQARRLTVILIALLAATSLLSLASGATGTSLWGALADLVAGRELSRLDRIVLFDIRLPRLCLGILVGASLAVSGTVMQGLFRNPLADPGIVGVSAGAGLAAISAIVLGALLPPVLRDLVGNYLVPVSAFFGGWGSTLILYRVSTRRGQTSVATMLLAGIALGALAGALSGILVYVADDNQLRDLTFWGMGSLAGATWTKVLAATPIVLAALAVTPFIARGLNGLALGEAAAGHIGIPVQTVKNTSILTVAAATGAAVAVSGGIGFIGIVVPHLLRLATSPDHHSLLPNAALLGASLLLAADMIARVIIAPAELPIGIVTAVLGAPVFLWILLKRHGAISL, encoded by the coding sequence ATGTCACTCTCAATCGAAGTGCCCCAGCAACTTTCTCTTCCTGTCGATCGCCGCGTTCAGGCCCGACGACTAACTGTAATTCTGATTGCCCTCTTGGCCGCGACATCGCTTTTGTCATTGGCGTCGGGGGCAACGGGTACATCATTATGGGGCGCGCTTGCTGATCTTGTCGCTGGGCGTGAGTTGTCGCGCCTGGATCGCATCGTCCTGTTTGATATTCGTTTGCCACGATTGTGTCTGGGCATATTGGTTGGAGCCTCTCTGGCTGTTTCGGGCACGGTGATGCAGGGGTTGTTTCGCAACCCGCTCGCTGATCCGGGTATAGTAGGTGTCAGCGCGGGCGCCGGTTTGGCGGCAATCAGTGCAATTGTGCTCGGTGCCCTTTTACCGCCCGTGCTGCGCGACCTAGTTGGCAATTACCTGGTCCCAGTTTCGGCTTTTTTCGGCGGCTGGGGTTCAACATTAATCCTATACCGGGTTTCAACCCGACGCGGACAGACCTCGGTTGCAACCATGTTGTTGGCGGGCATCGCCCTTGGTGCGCTGGCCGGAGCCCTTTCCGGCATTCTCGTCTATGTGGCAGATGACAATCAGCTTCGTGATCTAACGTTCTGGGGTATGGGGTCACTGGCTGGTGCAACCTGGACCAAGGTTTTGGCAGCCACCCCGATCGTTTTGGCGGCACTGGCCGTTACCCCATTTATTGCACGGGGGCTGAACGGCCTGGCATTGGGAGAAGCTGCTGCTGGTCACATAGGCATTCCGGTGCAAACGGTTAAGAATACATCAATCTTAACTGTCGCCGCCGCCACGGGTGCTGCCGTTGCTGTTTCAGGTGGCATTGGTTTCATCGGCATTGTGGTCCCGCATCTGTTGCGACTGGCCACAAGTCCTGATCATCACAGCCTGCTGCCCAATGCTGCGCTGCTGGGCGCTAGCCTTCTTTTGGCAGCGGATATGATTGCACGGGTGATCATCGCTCCAGCCGAACTTCCAATTGGTATAGTAACCGCTGTCTTAGGGGCGCCAGTCTTTCTGTGGATCTTGCTAAAACGGCACGGTGCCATAAGCCTATGA
- a CDS encoding heme/hemin ABC transporter substrate-binding protein — MSMFSRLYITSSLLIVAMMASHMALAQPASRIVTVGGSVTEIVYALGQQDRLIARDSTSSYPEQVTKLPDIGYARALSPEGVLSVAPDLIIAIEGAGPPETIDVLQSVQVAYVSVPEIFTAEGIVTKIRTVGAAVDRVQDADVLAEQVANELSEAQDAALQAAGGNPKKVLFILSTQGGRIMAGGSNTAADGIIRMAGGINAITAFEGYKPLTDEAVAISAPDVILMMDRGGDHGLATKELLSMPALIPTPAAQNGNVLRMNGLHLLGFGPRTASAITELSRALYGETN, encoded by the coding sequence ATGTCGATGTTTTCTCGTCTTTACATCACATCAAGCCTGCTCATTGTGGCTATGATGGCAAGCCATATGGCCTTGGCACAGCCCGCGAGTCGTATCGTCACTGTTGGCGGGTCAGTGACCGAAATTGTCTATGCACTGGGTCAACAAGATCGACTGATTGCGCGAGACAGCACGTCTTCTTATCCCGAGCAGGTCACCAAATTGCCGGACATTGGGTACGCCCGTGCGCTGTCACCTGAAGGCGTATTGTCGGTTGCGCCTGATCTGATCATAGCCATCGAAGGGGCCGGTCCGCCGGAAACAATCGACGTGCTACAGTCGGTGCAGGTCGCTTATGTCTCGGTGCCCGAGATCTTTACCGCTGAGGGCATAGTGACCAAGATCCGAACTGTTGGCGCCGCTGTGGACCGGGTGCAAGACGCCGATGTTTTGGCTGAGCAAGTTGCAAACGAACTATCCGAAGCTCAGGATGCAGCTCTTCAGGCGGCAGGCGGAAACCCCAAGAAAGTGTTATTTATACTGTCCACACAAGGTGGGCGCATTATGGCAGGCGGTAGTAACACCGCAGCAGATGGCATTATCCGTATGGCAGGGGGCATAAATGCCATTACGGCATTCGAGGGATACAAGCCTTTGACAGATGAGGCCGTGGCCATCTCGGCTCCTGATGTGATCTTGATGATGGACCGTGGTGGCGATCACGGTTTGGCAACTAAAGAACTCCTCTCGATGCCTGCGCTGATCCCGACACCTGCTGCTCAAAATGGCAATGTCCTGCGTATGAACGGGCTGCATTTACTCGGATTTGGTCCCCGTACCGCATCTGCCATCACCGAGCTCAGCCGGGCACTCTATGGTGAGACCAACTGA
- a CDS encoding hemin-degrading factor: MSNLAQLTPAEIRQARSDHANLRDRDFAEKLNIREGQLVAAYVSHDVTRIAASPDDIMPRLKDLGEVMALTRNRSCVIEKVGVYDNFHSGPHASMILNDEIDLRLFGRHFVSAFAVERKTESGIKRSIQIFDAAGDAVHKIHLRPDSDLNVWTQLVADLKLEDQDQVLRVSPRKPVDGAKTNPEKADQLRDEWAKMTDTHQFLRLVPKLKMNRLGAYHIVGEPMARQLATDEVNTMLNAVLDQNVEVMIFVGNMGCIEIHAGPIQNLREIGPWQNILDPGFDLHLRMDHIAEVWAVNKPTKRGAAMSVEAFDAEGGIIFQVFGRRTDAQDHRPTWDSIVNALSSAQVKEPA; encoded by the coding sequence ATGAGCAATCTGGCACAACTGACACCGGCAGAAATCCGACAGGCACGCAGCGATCATGCAAACCTGCGTGATCGTGATTTTGCAGAAAAACTAAACATTCGCGAAGGCCAGTTGGTTGCTGCTTATGTTAGTCACGACGTGACCCGCATCGCAGCCAGCCCCGATGACATTATGCCCCGGCTCAAGGACCTGGGAGAGGTGATGGCTCTGACCCGCAACCGCTCTTGCGTGATTGAAAAGGTGGGTGTTTACGACAATTTCCATTCCGGGCCGCATGCGTCGATGATCTTGAACGATGAAATCGACCTACGTCTGTTCGGTCGACATTTTGTCTCGGCCTTTGCTGTTGAGCGTAAGACCGAGAGCGGCATTAAGCGATCGATTCAGATTTTTGATGCTGCGGGAGATGCTGTCCACAAAATACATCTGCGCCCAGACTCTGATCTAAATGTTTGGACCCAACTGGTGGCGGACCTGAAGTTGGAGGACCAAGATCAGGTTCTAAGGGTTTCTCCGCGCAAACCGGTTGACGGTGCCAAGACCAACCCAGAAAAGGCTGACCAATTACGTGATGAGTGGGCCAAAATGACCGACACCCATCAGTTCCTTCGTTTAGTGCCAAAACTAAAAATGAACCGCCTAGGCGCCTATCACATCGTTGGTGAGCCCATGGCGCGGCAATTGGCGACGGATGAGGTCAACACTATGCTCAATGCGGTATTGGATCAAAACGTCGAAGTTATGATTTTTGTTGGCAATATGGGCTGTATCGAGATCCACGCGGGACCAATCCAGAACCTGCGCGAAATAGGGCCATGGCAGAATATTCTAGACCCTGGATTTGATCTGCATCTGCGAATGGACCACATCGCCGAAGTTTGGGCTGTGAATAAGCCAACAAAGCGCGGTGCGGCGATGTCCGTTGAAGCTTTTGATGCAGAGGGCGGCATTATCTTTCAGGTATTTGGTCGTCGTACAGACGCACAGGATCATCGGCCAACATGGGACAGTATCGTCAATGCGCTGAGTTCTGCGCAGGTGAAGGAACCAGCGTAA
- a CDS encoding TonB-dependent receptor domain-containing protein: MRRHRLGRKLLGTVSALGLMINATLAVAQDVDEEFLGVILLGDSKREVQVGTATATTVINQEEIDDRQAGTIAELIDSVPGVTLVNGNTPQGSGINIRGFGANGTYGTDSKVLVVVDGATTGAEELYRIGNQLFTDPELYREVSVIRGTVGSFEFGSGVIGGVVQLETKNASDFTEGEIGVRLRQTLEATTNGKGFASSTIGAWQPTENLEFLFNYTVRDQDNYKSADGTEIPNSKFRMPSYLVKGRYTFGDNDAHAITLSYNDSTTDEKDVPYDTFGTTGGSFGNVDRTTHSKIAVLQYDFNPNGNDLIDVSVNLSRSEQAIDQTCLPASAPFGCFSVVDADHNYETTKLTVKNTAYFLTGSVEHNLRAGVEFSQRDRLDAPSAPGGSDKRIALFAVDEILINQNLTLTPALRYEIQDIEDDTAPNNASYSNDALMGGLSARYEFDSGFAVFASAAYTEMMPIIDDLGTPLFMTQPEKSRTYEGGVSYTQGDLFSTGDALQVKANIYQTYVWDVTSYSNVANIDVKGIELEASYSHASGIYADFNATSADGISKDSAGVSSNWIYAPETSARLTLGKRFGKAFDVSWELVAARATTGVGNVALAGYGVNNLRATYRPQTGALKGAEFRFGVENILDATYQSQLSTRVAPGRNFKLTMAKTF, from the coding sequence ATGCGTAGGCATAGGCTTGGACGCAAGTTATTGGGGACCGTTTCGGCCCTTGGCTTGATGATTAATGCAACGCTGGCAGTGGCCCAGGATGTCGATGAGGAATTCCTCGGTGTCATTTTGTTGGGTGACAGCAAGCGCGAAGTGCAGGTTGGCACAGCTACCGCGACCACAGTGATCAACCAAGAGGAGATCGACGACCGTCAGGCTGGAACAATTGCAGAACTGATCGATTCTGTTCCCGGCGTTACACTGGTAAACGGAAACACTCCGCAGGGATCTGGGATCAATATTCGTGGTTTTGGTGCAAATGGCACTTACGGGACAGATTCCAAGGTGTTGGTCGTGGTCGATGGAGCCACCACCGGAGCTGAAGAACTGTATCGTATCGGCAACCAGTTGTTCACCGATCCTGAACTTTACCGCGAAGTTTCCGTGATCCGTGGCACAGTTGGATCGTTTGAATTTGGCTCTGGTGTGATTGGGGGTGTTGTCCAGCTAGAGACGAAAAACGCGTCAGATTTCACGGAAGGCGAAATTGGTGTGCGTTTACGTCAAACGCTTGAGGCAACTACCAATGGTAAAGGTTTCGCAAGCTCGACAATTGGTGCCTGGCAGCCAACTGAAAACTTGGAATTCCTGTTCAACTATACAGTCCGAGATCAAGATAATTACAAATCAGCGGACGGAACTGAAATACCAAATAGCAAATTCCGGATGCCGTCCTATCTGGTAAAGGGTCGTTATACCTTTGGCGATAACGATGCCCATGCGATTACCCTCTCGTACAATGACAGCACCACCGACGAAAAAGACGTACCCTATGATACATTTGGTACGACAGGTGGATCTTTTGGCAACGTTGACCGCACGACCCACAGCAAAATAGCGGTTCTGCAATATGATTTTAACCCAAATGGGAACGACCTCATCGATGTGAGTGTCAATCTGTCACGTTCTGAACAGGCGATCGACCAGACCTGCCTCCCCGCGTCTGCTCCATTCGGATGTTTCTCTGTCGTGGATGCGGATCACAACTATGAAACGACCAAGTTGACGGTCAAAAACACTGCCTATTTCCTGACTGGATCGGTGGAGCACAATCTACGAGCTGGCGTAGAGTTTTCACAACGCGACCGGCTGGATGCACCTTCAGCTCCGGGAGGATCAGACAAACGTATTGCGCTGTTTGCTGTGGACGAGATCCTGATCAACCAGAACTTAACCCTGACCCCCGCATTGCGCTACGAGATCCAAGACATCGAAGATGATACGGCCCCTAACAATGCCTCATATTCCAATGACGCACTGATGGGTGGCCTGTCGGCGCGATACGAATTTGACAGTGGCTTTGCCGTGTTTGCCAGCGCAGCCTATACCGAGATGATGCCGATCATTGACGACCTCGGTACGCCGCTTTTTATGACCCAACCGGAAAAATCACGCACCTATGAAGGTGGTGTTTCTTATACCCAGGGCGATCTGTTTTCCACAGGTGATGCCCTGCAAGTGAAAGCGAATATCTACCAGACCTATGTTTGGGATGTCACTTCATACTCCAATGTCGCCAATATTGACGTCAAAGGGATCGAACTCGAAGCATCCTACAGCCATGCCAGCGGAATCTATGCCGACTTCAATGCGACCAGCGCCGATGGAATTTCGAAAGACAGTGCCGGTGTCAGCAGCAACTGGATTTACGCGCCAGAGACATCTGCGCGCTTAACCCTCGGAAAACGTTTCGGCAAGGCGTTTGATGTCAGCTGGGAACTTGTGGCAGCACGCGCTACCACAGGTGTCGGCAACGTTGCACTGGCTGGGTATGGTGTGAACAACCTAAGGGCAACATACAGGCCACAAACTGGTGCTCTCAAAGGCGCCGAGTTCCGCTTTGGCGTAGAGAATATTCTGGACGCTACATATCAGTCGCAGCTGTCTACCCGCGTGGCTCCGGGTCGGAACTTCAAGTTGACGATGGCAAAAACCTTCTGA
- a CDS encoding MotA/TolQ/ExbB proton channel family protein has protein sequence MIVIQSALLQILDLGGPVVLVLLATSVMATALVLYKIWQYQIARVGRHKQLSLAVEAWDKGDVAQAMAKLRQTKSYLAPVLHMALTHEPGVTLSDRAEAEAEARFSRLEQGLGTLDLIAQLAPLLGLFGTVLGMIEAFKKLEAAGSSVDPSMLAGGIWVALFTTAAGLAVAMPTSMVLSWLTARMQRERVFANRALSVVFAPASTVVTEVEELRAAYGS, from the coding sequence ATGATCGTGATCCAATCGGCTTTGTTGCAGATTCTGGATCTTGGTGGTCCGGTTGTATTGGTTCTGCTGGCAACCTCGGTGATGGCTACGGCGTTGGTATTGTACAAAATATGGCAGTACCAAATTGCCCGTGTTGGACGTCATAAGCAGTTGAGCCTTGCAGTTGAAGCTTGGGACAAAGGCGATGTCGCTCAAGCCATGGCCAAACTGCGGCAAACCAAATCCTATCTGGCCCCGGTGTTACATATGGCACTCACCCACGAACCCGGCGTGACACTGTCGGATCGGGCCGAAGCCGAAGCCGAGGCGCGGTTCTCGCGGCTGGAACAGGGATTGGGCACCCTTGACCTCATTGCTCAATTGGCCCCGTTGTTAGGGCTGTTCGGAACAGTACTGGGCATGATTGAAGCCTTCAAGAAACTGGAGGCGGCAGGGTCTTCAGTGGATCCTTCAATGTTGGCTGGCGGGATTTGGGTGGCTTTGTTTACAACAGCAGCCGGGCTCGCTGTGGCGATGCCAACATCCATGGTTCTGAGTTGGCTTACCGCCCGCATGCAGCGTGAAAGGGTGTTTGCAAACCGCGCGCTGAGCGTGGTTTTTGCACCGGCCTCCACTGTAGTTACCGAAGTGGAAGAATTGCGAGCAGCATATGGCAGTTAA
- a CDS encoding ExbD/TolR family protein — translation MTSLIDVIFLLLLFFMLTSTFSKFSEIELMNAASGSGSEDSLMLFVSLGEDSLMLNAQNVDMNLIAGLVEALAKDGSRHLVLINLNDETSSQRLVDLLTSLRSVKGLQTMILS, via the coding sequence ATGACTTCGCTGATTGATGTAATATTCTTGCTGCTGTTGTTCTTCATGCTGACTTCAACCTTCTCAAAGTTCTCTGAAATCGAATTGATGAACGCAGCAAGTGGCAGTGGCAGCGAGGACAGTTTGATGCTGTTTGTTTCGCTGGGCGAGGACAGTTTGATGTTGAATGCCCAAAACGTCGACATGAACCTTATTGCCGGTTTGGTAGAGGCCCTGGCGAAAGATGGCAGCAGGCATCTGGTGCTGATCAATCTCAATGATGAGACGTCGTCACAAAGATTGGTGGACTTGTTGACAAGCTTGCGGTCGGTCAAAGGTCTGCAGACAATGATTTTGAGTTGA
- a CDS encoding ExbD/TolR family protein, translated as MRVKQPIASQKEPTIALINIVFLMLVFFMIAGTLAVPLDKELQLIETTGLEGREPPDTLVVHADGQFSLQGEHIPDAATFLSTLSSDDLKVVRIVPDRALPAKQLVALGNLLRQGGADRVMLVSEKGLK; from the coding sequence ATGCGCGTCAAGCAGCCTATTGCCAGTCAAAAAGAACCAACGATCGCTTTAATCAACATCGTGTTTCTAATGCTGGTGTTTTTCATGATCGCAGGCACATTGGCAGTGCCCTTGGACAAGGAACTTCAGTTGATTGAAACAACCGGGCTGGAGGGGCGCGAACCGCCTGACACATTGGTGGTTCACGCCGACGGTCAGTTTTCCTTGCAAGGAGAACACATTCCGGATGCCGCGACCTTTCTGTCGACCCTCTCCTCAGATGACTTGAAAGTGGTGCGTATTGTTCCAGATCGCGCGTTACCGGCCAAACAGCTAGTGGCGTTGGGAAATTTATTACGTCAGGGTGGTGCTGATCGGGTGATGCTGGTGTCGGAAAAGGGGCTGAAATGA